The nucleotide sequence CAACCGGCTGACCGAGAAATCCCAGGAGGCGCTGCACGACGCGCAGACCGCGGCGCTGCGGCAGGGACACACCGAAGTGGACGGTGAACACCTGCTGCTCGCACTCCTCGACCAGGCCGACGGGCTGGTACCCCGCCTGCTGGAGGGCACCGGCGCGGACGCCGCCGCGGCCCGGCGCGAGGCGGTGGCCGAGCTCGAACGGCGGCCTAGGGTCACCGGGCCCGGCGCCGAACCCGGCCAGGTCTTCATCACCCAGCGGCTCAACCGCGTGCTTGACGCCGCCGACCGGGAAGCCAAGCGGCTCAAGGACGAGTATGTCTCGGTCGAGCATCTGATCCTGGCGCTCGCGGACGAAGGGCCGCAGGCGGCCGCCGGCCGGGTGCTACGCGACCAGGGCGTCACCAAGGACAAGCTGCTACAGGCGCTGACCTCGGTGCGCGGCAGCCAGCGGGTCACTTCCGCGACGCCGGAAGGCACGTACGAGGCGCTGGAGAAGTACGGCCGCGACCTCGTCGCCGATGCCCGCGCCGGGCGGCTCGACCCGGTCATCGGGCGGGACGGCGAGATCCGCCGCGTGGTGCAGATCCTGTCCCGCAAGTCCAAGAACAACCCGGTGCTCGTCGGCGACCCGGGCGTCGGCAAGACCGCGGTCGTGGAAGGGCTGGCCCAGCGGATCCTGCACGGCGACGTACCCGAAGGCCTGCGCGACAAGACCGTCTTCGCCCTCGACATGGGTGCGCTGGTGGCCGGCGCCAAGTACCGCGGCGAGTTCGAGGAACGGCTGCGCGCGGTGCTCAACGAGGTACGCGCCGGCGAGGGCCGGATCCTGCTCTTCCTCGACGAGATGCACACCCTCGTCGGCGCGGGCGCGGCCGAGGGCGCGATGGACGCCGGCAACATGCTCAAACCGATGCTGGCCCGCGGCGAGCTGCACATGATCGGCGCGACCACACTGCAGGAGTACCGGCAGCGGGTGGAGAAGGACGCCGCGCTCGCCCGGCGCTTCCAGATGGTGCTGGTGGACGAGCCCACGGTGGCCGACACCGTATCGATCCTGCGCGGCCTGCGGGAGCGCCTCGAGGTCTTCCACGGGGTCAAGATCCAGGACGCCGCGCTCGTCGCCGCGGCGACTCTGAGCCACCGCTACATCACCGACCGGTTCCTGCCGGACAAGGCGATCGACCTGGTCGACGAGGCCTGTGCGCGGCTGCGTACCGAGATCGACTCGATGCCAGCCGAGCTGGACGAACTCACCCGCCGCGTCACCCGGCTGGAGATCGAAGAGGCGGCGCTGGCCAAGGAGACCGACCCGGCCAGCGGTGCCCGGCTCGACCAGCTGCGCCGCGAGCTGGCCGACCTGCGCGCCGAGGCGGACGCCAAGCGGGCCCAGTGGGAAAGCGAGCGGCAAGCGATCCGCCGGATCCAGCAGCTGCGCGGCGAGGCCGAGCGGGTGCGCCACGAAGCCGAGCAGGCCGAGCGGGCGTACGACCTCAACCGCGCCGCCGAGCTGCGCCACGGCAAGCTGCCCGAACTCGAACGCCGGCTACACGCCGAGGAGGACCAGCTCGCCACCAAGCAGGGAACCACCCGGCTGCTGCGCGAGGTGGTCACCGAGGACGAGATCAGCCAGATCGTGTCCGCCTGGACCGGCATCCCGGTAAGCCGGCTGCGCGAGGGCGAGCGGGAAAAGCTGCTGCGCCTGGACCAGATCCTGCACGAGCGGGTGATCGGCCAGCACGAGGCGGTCCGCCTGGTCGCGGACGCGATCATCCGGGCCCGCTCCGGCATCAAGGACCCGCGCCGCCCGATCGGGTCGTTCATCTTCCTCGGCCCCACCGGCGTCGGAAAGACCGAGCTGGCCAAGGCACTGGCCGCCGCGCTGTTCGACACCGAGGAGAACATGGTGCGGATGGACATGAGCGAGTACCAGGAGCGGCACACAGTCAGCCGGCTGGTCGGTGCCCCGCCCGGCTACGTCGGGTACGAAGAGGGCGGGCAGCTGACCGAGGCGGTGCGGCGCAAGCCGTACTCGGTGGTGCTCTTCGACGAGATCGAGAAGGCACACGCGGACGTGTTCAACACCCTGCTGCAGGTACTCGACGACGGGCGGATCACCGACGCGCAGGGCCGCACCGTCGACTTCCGCAACACGGTGATCATCATGACCTCGAACATCGGGGCGATGCACCTGCTCGGCGGGGACGCCTTCGGCGGCACCGAGATCGACGAAGCCGCACGAGACCGGGTGATGGCCGAGCTGCGCGGCCAATTCCGGCCCGAGTTCCTCAACCGGGTCGACGACATCGTGCTCTTCCAACGGCTCAGCCTGCAGCAGATCGAGCGGATCGTGGACCTGCAGTTCGCGGAATTGCGCCACCGCCTGGAGCAGCGACGCCTCGACATCGAGCTGACCGAGAAAGCCCGCCGACTGATCGCCGAGCACGGCTTCGACCCGGTGTACGGCGCCCGCCCGCTGCGCCGGTACATCGCGCACGAGATCGAGACCCGCGTCGGCCGGGCGCTGCTGGCCGGGGACCTGCCGGACGGGGCGACGATCCGGGTCGACGCCCGCGACGGCGAACCCGTGGTGGAGTTCGCCGCGGCCGGCGCGCATTAGCTGTCGTGAGGCCGGTCGAGTTCGGTTTCGGTGTCTTCCTGGTAGCTGGCGCCGCCCCTCGACTCGCTGGTTAGCGGCTTGGCGCCGCCCTCCGGGGGGCCGGCCGCGGACTGGTGCCCGGCGGCCAGGTGGGGAAACTTCAGGCCGAAGGCGGGCCGTTCGGAGCGGATTCTGGGCATCTTGTCGAAGTTGCGCAAGGGTGGTGGCGAGCTTGTCGCCCACTCCAGGGAGTTGCCGTAGCCCCAGGGGTCATCGACCTCGACCTTTTCGCCGAACCGTAGGGACTTCCGCACGTTGTACATCAGGAAAAGGGTGGAGAGGCCGAGCACGAACGAGCCGATCGTGGAGATGGTGTTCAGCAGCGTGAAGCCGTCGAACTGGCGATAGTCGGCGTACCGGCGGGGCATGCCGCGGTTACCCAGCCAGTGGTGGACCAGGAAAGTCATGTGGCAGCCGACGAACATGGTCCAGAAGTGCACCTTTCCCAAGCGTTCGTCGAGCATCCGCCCGGTCATCTTGGAAACCAGAAGTAGATGCCGGCGAAGGCGGCGAAGACGATCGTTCCAAAGAGGACGTAGTGGAAGTGGGCTACGACGAAATAGCTGTCGTGTGTGTGGAAGTCGATGGGCGGACTGGCCAGCAGCACGCCGGACAGTCCACCGAACAGGAACGTGACCAGGAAGCCGATGGAAACAGCATCGGCGTCTCGAAGGTGAGCTGCCCGCGCCTCATGGTGCCGATCCAGTTGAAGAACTTCACACCTGTGGGTACGGCGATGATGAACGTTGCCGCGGAGAAGAATGGCAGCAGCACGAAGCCGGTGGGTACATGTGGTGCGCCCACACGATCATCGAGTAGGCGAAGATGACGACCGTGGCGGCGACCATGCCCTTGTAGCAGAACAGTGGCTTGCGGGAGAAGACCGGGATGACCTCGGTGTACTGCTCCGGCGACAGGAACTGCAGCCCCGGTCTGGCCAGCTCGCCGCGCATCAGCATCGCCATGAGACCGCCGGCCAGGAAGAAGCCGAACGACGTCGTCAGGTACAACAGCCCGATCTGCTTCGCATCCGTGGTGCGCAGCAGCCGCCCCAGCGCGCTGCCCCGCACAGGCCGGTGCACCGGCCCCGGAAAGCGGGGCGCCGTGCCCGGCTCGACGACAGTCGCCATCCGACAAACCCCCGTTGAGTCAAAGATCTAGGGCGTGAACACCGCGCGGACGCAGTGGTCTTGTTTGTCTTTGAACAGTTGGTAGCCGGTTGGCCCTTGGTCGAGGGGAGCACGTGGGTGGCGAGGTGTTCGGTGATCAGTTCGTCGCGTTGCATGCGGTCCAGGAGCATGGGGATGTAGCGCTGGCCGTGCATTTGGGCGCTGCGTAGGGTGAGGCCTTTGTTCATGAGTGCGCCGAGCGGAAATTTGTCGACCATGCCGGAGAAGACACCGAGCACGAAGACGCTGCCGGCCTTGCGGCAGGCGTGGATTGCC is from Phytohabitans houttuyneae and encodes:
- the clpB gene encoding ATP-dependent chaperone ClpB, coding for MDINRLTEKSQEALHDAQTAALRQGHTEVDGEHLLLALLDQADGLVPRLLEGTGADAAAARREAVAELERRPRVTGPGAEPGQVFITQRLNRVLDAADREAKRLKDEYVSVEHLILALADEGPQAAAGRVLRDQGVTKDKLLQALTSVRGSQRVTSATPEGTYEALEKYGRDLVADARAGRLDPVIGRDGEIRRVVQILSRKSKNNPVLVGDPGVGKTAVVEGLAQRILHGDVPEGLRDKTVFALDMGALVAGAKYRGEFEERLRAVLNEVRAGEGRILLFLDEMHTLVGAGAAEGAMDAGNMLKPMLARGELHMIGATTLQEYRQRVEKDAALARRFQMVLVDEPTVADTVSILRGLRERLEVFHGVKIQDAALVAAATLSHRYITDRFLPDKAIDLVDEACARLRTEIDSMPAELDELTRRVTRLEIEEAALAKETDPASGARLDQLRRELADLRAEADAKRAQWESERQAIRRIQQLRGEAERVRHEAEQAERAYDLNRAAELRHGKLPELERRLHAEEDQLATKQGTTRLLREVVTEDEISQIVSAWTGIPVSRLREGEREKLLRLDQILHERVIGQHEAVRLVADAIIRARSGIKDPRRPIGSFIFLGPTGVGKTELAKALAAALFDTEENMVRMDMSEYQERHTVSRLVGAPPGYVGYEEGGQLTEAVRRKPYSVVLFDEIEKAHADVFNTLLQVLDDGRITDAQGRTVDFRNTVIIMTSNIGAMHLLGGDAFGGTEIDEAARDRVMAELRGQFRPEFLNRVDDIVLFQRLSLQQIERIVDLQFAELRHRLEQRRLDIELTEKARRLIAEHGFDPVYGARPLRRYIAHEIETRVGRALLAGDLPDGATIRVDARDGEPVVEFAAAGAH